One window of Pseudacidobacterium ailaaui genomic DNA carries:
- the aspS gene encoding aspartate--tRNA ligase codes for MLDFLGTLERTHTCGELRSEDAGKSVVLLGWVNRRRDHGNLIFLDLRDRYGITQVVFDKELGPAAHAKAEQARPEYVVAAIGKVRLRGKDVINPKMATGEIEVVAEELRLLNDAKVPPFSPAEEAISNEEVRLKYRYLDLRRAEMQHNFEVRHKITLAVREYLSQQNFFEIETPFMTRSTPEGARDYLVPSRVHPGTFYALPQSPQLFKQILMISGFDRYFQIARCFRDEDLRADRQPEFTQIDLEMTFPQQKTIFRAVEGFLKAAFAAVGIALPTPFPQITYDEAMRQFGIDKPDLRLPGLTDVKEIFSESDLAALAIDPALPVVALRIPKVGELSRKERDDNRPLFDTRKGAKYIDDLKRLEKSFPNAVAKLRELTKAEEGDLLIIVAGDAATHIQASDTKFEGRLSEREIAVYSAAGSFRVELAKKYADRHGAFAVTEQVVASPERNSGIVDGSAAFRPIWVTDFPMFEHDIETGKWMPAHHPFTSPHEEDMDRLVSDPASVRARYYDLAMNGLELGSGSIRIHRQDVQQQIFRALGMSEEEAKERFGFFLEALQYGTPPHGGIALGLDRLVMILAGASSLREVIAFPKTAKAIDLMVDAPTPVSDAQLKELHIRTVLRS; via the coding sequence TTGCTGGATTTTTTAGGAACACTGGAACGCACGCATACCTGCGGAGAGCTTCGCTCTGAGGACGCGGGGAAATCCGTTGTTTTGCTGGGATGGGTGAACCGCCGCCGCGACCATGGCAATCTCATCTTTCTTGATCTGCGCGACCGTTATGGCATTACTCAGGTTGTGTTTGATAAGGAGCTCGGGCCGGCTGCTCACGCGAAGGCCGAACAGGCGCGGCCGGAATATGTCGTGGCCGCCATCGGGAAAGTGCGGTTGCGCGGCAAAGACGTCATCAATCCTAAAATGGCCACCGGTGAGATTGAGGTAGTCGCCGAAGAACTGCGCCTGCTCAACGACGCCAAAGTCCCGCCGTTTTCGCCTGCCGAGGAAGCCATCAGCAACGAAGAGGTGAGGCTGAAATATCGCTATCTTGACCTGCGCCGTGCTGAGATGCAGCACAACTTTGAGGTGCGTCATAAAATCACCCTGGCTGTGCGTGAATATCTTTCACAGCAGAACTTCTTTGAGATTGAAACGCCCTTTATGACACGCTCCACACCGGAGGGAGCGCGTGATTATCTGGTGCCCAGCCGCGTGCATCCGGGAACGTTCTACGCGTTGCCGCAGTCGCCGCAATTGTTTAAGCAGATTTTGATGATCTCCGGCTTCGACCGTTATTTTCAGATCGCACGCTGCTTCCGCGATGAAGACCTGCGCGCCGACCGCCAGCCGGAGTTCACCCAGATTGATCTGGAAATGACATTTCCACAGCAGAAGACGATCTTCCGTGCGGTGGAAGGCTTTCTGAAGGCCGCCTTTGCAGCGGTTGGCATTGCATTGCCGACGCCGTTTCCGCAGATTACCTATGACGAAGCCATGCGGCAGTTTGGTATCGACAAGCCCGATCTCCGTCTGCCTGGCCTGACCGATGTGAAAGAAATCTTTTCTGAAAGCGACCTGGCAGCGCTGGCCATTGATCCCGCCTTGCCCGTAGTCGCACTGCGGATTCCTAAAGTTGGGGAGCTTTCGCGCAAAGAGCGTGACGACAACCGCCCGCTCTTCGATACGCGCAAGGGAGCGAAATATATCGATGACCTTAAACGCCTGGAAAAGTCCTTCCCGAACGCGGTTGCCAAACTGCGCGAGCTGACGAAGGCAGAGGAAGGCGATCTGCTCATCATCGTGGCCGGAGACGCAGCGACGCACATTCAGGCCAGTGATACGAAATTTGAGGGCCGGCTGTCTGAGCGCGAGATTGCTGTGTATTCGGCCGCGGGAAGCTTCCGTGTGGAGCTGGCGAAGAAATATGCCGACCGCCACGGCGCATTTGCGGTGACCGAACAGGTTGTCGCATCGCCGGAACGCAATTCCGGTATCGTGGATGGCTCTGCCGCTTTCCGCCCCATCTGGGTCACGGACTTCCCGATGTTCGAGCACGACATCGAAACCGGAAAGTGGATGCCAGCACACCATCCGTTCACGTCCCCACATGAAGAGGACATGGACCGGCTGGTTTCTGACCCTGCATCGGTGCGCGCTCGCTATTACGACCTTGCGATGAACGGGCTTGAGCTAGGCTCCGGTTCGATCCGTATTCACCGGCAGGACGTGCAGCAGCAGATCTTTCGGGCGCTTGGCATGTCCGAAGAAGAAGCGAAGGAACGCTTTGGCTTCTTTCTCGAAGCATTGCAATACGGAACTCCTCCACATGGGGGAATTGCACTTGGACTGGACCGTCTGGTGATGATCCTCGCCGGAGCATCAAGCCTGCGCGAAGTAATCGCTTTTCCCAAGACGGCCAAGGCCATTGACCTGATGGTGGATGCGCCGACTCCGGTGAGCGACGCGCAACTTAAGGAGCTGCACATCCGCACCGTACTCAGGTCTTGA